From a single Natronorubrum tibetense GA33 genomic region:
- the pth2 gene encoding peptidyl-tRNA hydrolase Pth2, with amino-acid sequence MKQAIVARTDIGMGQGKLAAQVAHASLSAYEKADDQLRSQWKQGGQKKVVLKGESERQLHELSAIADSEGIPNAVVRDAGHTQLEPGTVTTLAVGPAADDRVDAVTGELSLF; translated from the coding sequence ATGAAACAGGCCATCGTCGCCCGCACGGACATCGGCATGGGACAGGGAAAACTCGCCGCACAGGTCGCCCACGCGTCGCTGTCGGCCTACGAGAAGGCGGACGATCAGCTCCGGAGCCAGTGGAAACAGGGTGGCCAGAAGAAGGTCGTCCTCAAGGGCGAGAGCGAACGCCAACTGCACGAACTCTCGGCCATTGCGGACAGCGAGGGGATCCCCAACGCGGTCGTCCGGGATGCGGGCCACACCCAGCTCGAGCCCGGCACCGTCACCACGCTGGCCGTCGGCCCGGCGGCGGACGACCGGGTTGATGCCGTGACGGGCGAGCTGTCGCTATTCTGA
- a CDS encoding YIP1 family protein, producing the protein MAMTPLVDPDEYFTRVDAGSLPRAIGLVLVYWVGSLAVGLLWRATAEINVEPVTLLYLLQTLEATLLYWVVPTILLYGLGYALGARLEPADTLALAAWGLVPMLAGEAISNLLLYALSALEIDPTVVSLEPEVLVFVPLTLLACGWAAYIWRGGLRYGFGLERSTATSTALLTAGICAGLLLLPVALM; encoded by the coding sequence ATGGCGATGACACCGCTCGTCGATCCCGACGAGTACTTCACTCGCGTGGACGCCGGGTCCCTCCCGCGCGCGATCGGTCTCGTGCTCGTCTACTGGGTCGGCTCGCTCGCCGTTGGACTCCTCTGGCGAGCCACGGCTGAGATCAACGTCGAGCCCGTGACGCTACTGTATCTGCTCCAGACCCTCGAGGCGACGCTACTCTACTGGGTGGTCCCGACGATACTACTGTACGGGCTCGGCTACGCACTCGGTGCCAGGCTCGAGCCGGCCGACACCTTGGCGCTCGCGGCGTGGGGCCTCGTCCCCATGCTGGCCGGTGAGGCAATTTCGAACCTGCTCCTCTATGCGCTTTCGGCGCTCGAAATCGATCCGACTGTCGTCTCGCTCGAACCCGAAGTCTTGGTGTTCGTCCCGCTCACGCTCCTCGCCTGCGGCTGGGCCGCCTACATCTGGCGGGGCGGACTCCGGTACGGGTTTGGCCTCGAGCGCTCGACCGCGACGTCGACGGCGCTGCTCACGGCCGGGATCTGTGCGGGGCTGTTGTTGCTTCCAGTTGCACTCATGTAG
- the dcd gene encoding dCTP deaminase codes for MILSDADILQRLEGGDLVIEPIDDLDLQIQPASVDLRLGKEFLEFQRTNIPCIHPNSEQEVDEYVTETIVEDGDDFILHPGDFVLGTTYERVEIPADLIAHVEGRSSLGRLAVVVHATAGLCDPGYRGQITLELSNLGTAPVALTPGMRISQLTFTELKTEAERPYGSDRGSKYQDQDGPQASRIQSDDEFGGDQLERNE; via the coding sequence ATGATCCTCTCCGACGCGGACATCCTGCAGCGCCTCGAGGGCGGCGACCTCGTGATCGAGCCCATAGACGACCTCGACCTCCAGATTCAACCGGCGAGCGTCGACCTCCGACTCGGCAAGGAGTTCCTCGAGTTCCAGCGGACGAACATCCCCTGCATTCACCCGAACTCCGAACAGGAAGTCGACGAGTACGTCACCGAGACCATCGTCGAGGACGGCGACGACTTCATTTTGCACCCCGGCGATTTCGTGCTGGGGACGACCTACGAGCGCGTCGAGATCCCCGCGGATCTGATCGCCCACGTCGAGGGTCGGTCCTCGCTGGGTCGGCTCGCCGTGGTGGTGCACGCGACGGCGGGGCTGTGCGACCCCGGTTATCGGGGCCAGATCACGCTCGAGCTATCGAACCTTGGGACGGCTCCCGTGGCACTGACGCCCGGCATGCGCATCTCGCAGTTGACCTTCACGGAACTGAAAACCGAAGCCGAACGGCCCTACGGCAGCGACCGCGGCTCGAAGTATCAGGATCAGGACGGCCCGCAGGCTTCCCGGATTCAGAGCGACGACGAGTTCGGCGGAGACCAACTCGAGCGAAACGAGTAA
- a CDS encoding thiamine-phosphate synthase family protein produces the protein MQFVEEIVVDEFLPTVRSLLAGALRDRGLTQSEVADVLGISQSAVSKYAHGDVATNDRIADDERVEALVDELADGLAAGDTTPVQALIEIEVLVRELETGGDLLAQLHEDAVPELADHGSSFRVHDPESDLRTSERVLSSLRRGLRILENASGFATLIPAVGSNLVACIPDARDVDDVAGVPGRIFDVKGKATVPSDPEFGVSEHVASVLLVARDHGAEVSAAINVTYDPKLLAELTERGHVTAEFDEGSDVASSVGAAIEDEPDATVLYQTGAMGIEPLIYVLGSDAESVADTVRSLI, from the coding sequence ATGCAATTCGTCGAAGAAATTGTCGTCGATGAGTTTCTCCCGACGGTTCGGTCGCTCCTGGCCGGAGCACTCCGGGACCGCGGGCTAACTCAGAGCGAGGTCGCCGACGTCCTCGGGATCAGCCAGAGCGCCGTCTCGAAGTACGCCCACGGCGACGTCGCGACCAACGACCGAATCGCCGACGACGAGCGCGTCGAGGCCCTCGTCGACGAACTCGCCGACGGATTGGCAGCAGGTGACACCACCCCGGTACAGGCGCTGATCGAAATCGAGGTGCTCGTCCGGGAACTCGAGACCGGCGGCGACCTGCTGGCACAGCTCCACGAGGACGCCGTCCCCGAACTCGCCGACCACGGCTCGAGTTTCCGCGTCCACGACCCCGAGAGCGACCTGCGAACGAGCGAGCGCGTGCTCTCTTCGCTCCGGCGCGGGCTGCGCATCCTCGAGAACGCCAGCGGCTTCGCGACGCTGATCCCCGCCGTCGGCTCGAATCTGGTCGCCTGCATCCCCGACGCCCGCGACGTCGACGACGTCGCGGGCGTCCCGGGCCGCATCTTCGACGTTAAAGGGAAGGCGACGGTGCCGTCGGATCCCGAGTTCGGCGTCTCCGAACACGTCGCCTCGGTGTTGCTCGTCGCGCGCGATCACGGCGCGGAGGTCTCGGCGGCGATCAACGTCACGTACGATCCGAAACTGCTCGCCGAACTGACAGAGCGCGGCCACGTCACCGCCGAGTTCGACGAGGGAAGCGACGTCGCCTCGAGCGTCGGTGCGGCCATCGAAGACGAACCCGATGCGACGGTGCTGTACCAGACCGGCGCGATGGGGATCGAGCCGCTGATCTACGTCCTGGGATCGGACGCCGAATCAGTTGCCGACACGGTCCGGTCGCTGATCTGA
- a CDS encoding class I SAM-dependent methyltransferase, producing MADLRSKLPRMEPETAQEFYGRWAGLYDVIARRTPGIPALRRRAAAACRLEPGDTVVEMGCGTGANLPYLRDRVGPEGTVIGIDFTGPVLERARDLTAEYDNVHVVRADATQPPLDVEDIDALLATFVVGMLEDPTGAVDDWCDLVGPDGHVVLANAARSDEWYAPPVNAVFKAIVVLSTPPTTKLRYENEPDLRLDAKIDAAHRRLRERSAAIADETHVFGVVRLTGGRLE from the coding sequence ATGGCGGACCTCCGATCGAAGCTTCCGCGGATGGAACCGGAGACCGCACAGGAGTTCTACGGCCGCTGGGCGGGCCTCTACGACGTTATCGCGCGTCGAACGCCCGGTATCCCGGCGCTGCGCCGGCGGGCGGCCGCCGCCTGTCGACTCGAGCCCGGCGACACCGTCGTCGAGATGGGCTGTGGAACGGGCGCGAACCTGCCGTACCTGCGCGACCGGGTCGGTCCCGAGGGGACCGTCATCGGGATCGATTTTACGGGGCCGGTGCTCGAGCGCGCTCGAGACCTGACGGCCGAGTACGACAACGTTCACGTCGTTCGTGCCGACGCAACCCAGCCACCGCTCGACGTCGAAGACATCGACGCCCTCCTCGCGACGTTCGTCGTCGGGATGCTCGAGGACCCCACTGGCGCGGTCGACGACTGGTGCGACCTCGTCGGTCCCGACGGCCACGTCGTCCTCGCCAACGCAGCCCGGAGCGACGAGTGGTACGCGCCGCCGGTCAACGCGGTCTTCAAGGCCATCGTCGTTCTCTCGACGCCGCCGACGACGAAACTGCGCTACGAGAACGAGCCGGATCTGCGACTCGACGCGAAGATCGATGCCGCACACCGACGATTGCGGGAGCGATCGGCCGCCATCGCCGACGAGACCCACGTCTTCGGCGTCGTTCGACTGACCGGCGGCCGACTCGAGTGA
- a CDS encoding acyl-CoA thioesterase, with protein MNDPFTVSVPVRYRDLDPLNHVNHAVYASYLEAARTDYLEEVVGIAAENISFVIANLEIDYRQPIVKGDDPEVSLRVGRLGNSSCTMEYEISVGDDVVATAETTMVHIDPDTKRPSPLPDEIREPIEAYEGVEASA; from the coding sequence ATGAACGATCCGTTTACTGTTTCTGTCCCCGTCCGGTACCGCGATCTCGACCCGCTGAACCACGTCAACCACGCCGTCTACGCGAGTTATCTCGAGGCCGCCCGCACGGACTACCTGGAGGAGGTCGTCGGCATCGCCGCCGAGAACATCTCCTTTGTCATCGCGAACCTCGAGATCGACTACCGACAGCCGATCGTCAAGGGCGACGACCCCGAGGTCTCGCTACGGGTCGGTCGACTCGGCAACTCGAGTTGTACCATGGAGTACGAGATCAGCGTCGGCGACGACGTGGTCGCGACGGCCGAGACGACGATGGTCCACATCGATCCCGACACGAAGCGGCCGTCCCCGCTCCCCGACGAGATTCGGGAGCCGATCGAGGCGTACGAGGGGGTCGAAGCGTCGGCGTAG
- a CDS encoding DUF7001 family protein, with protein sequence MVDSVVLYRAPSTVADVGEIGKWLESRIDASVTIRDRFLDVHRTEDLAERFAEARVSSPYERDTGNTMLGIVRYEERALENPDREGGVLYDGLQVQRALNSALPADERGLETLHVPILDRAIGTWGDHDGRWHKRVNVLGQPALVSVPGLYEAPAKPEAYYKEKQRHALLSGDTPPREVLENQVEGEFLIEDDPRTTDALKGYVLQTVHYLETGEAFCDREDCRLFNAHYHEELIDAQLREPPFCTDHARRYE encoded by the coding sequence ATGGTCGATAGCGTCGTTCTTTATCGCGCCCCCTCGACGGTCGCCGATGTCGGCGAGATCGGGAAGTGGCTCGAGTCTCGAATCGATGCCTCGGTGACGATTCGCGACCGGTTTCTCGATGTCCATCGAACTGAAGACCTCGCTGAACGGTTCGCCGAGGCACGGGTCAGTTCCCCCTACGAGCGTGACACCGGCAACACGATGCTGGGAATCGTCCGCTACGAAGAACGCGCCCTCGAGAACCCCGACCGCGAGGGCGGGGTGCTCTACGACGGCCTACAGGTTCAGCGGGCCCTCAACAGCGCGTTACCGGCCGACGAACGCGGCCTCGAGACGCTTCACGTCCCGATTCTGGATCGGGCCATCGGCACTTGGGGCGACCACGACGGCCGCTGGCACAAGCGCGTGAACGTCCTCGGCCAGCCCGCGCTGGTGTCGGTGCCGGGACTCTACGAGGCACCGGCAAAGCCCGAGGCGTACTACAAGGAAAAACAACGCCACGCCCTCCTGTCGGGGGATACGCCGCCCCGAGAGGTGCTCGAGAATCAGGTGGAAGGCGAGTTCCTGATCGAGGACGACCCCCGAACGACCGACGCGCTCAAAGGCTACGTCCTGCAGACCGTGCACTACCTCGAGACCGGGGAGGCGTTCTGCGACCGCGAGGACTGTCGGCTCTTCAACGCCCACTACCACGAGGAACTGATCGACGCCCAGTTGCGCGAGCCGCCGTTCTGTACGGACCACGCACGCCGCTACGAGTAG
- a CDS encoding NAD-dependent epimerase/dehydratase family protein has protein sequence MKLVVTGATGAAGSWIVDHFAEAGHQVIGIDLERPPRERENATFLAADLTEQGQAVEAILDPEPDAVIHFAGIPRMGITTGTETFLTNVSSAYHVFEAAGRAGADVIWASSESLYGTAFAAEPFLPDYLPIDESHPQRPEDGYGASKLVGEELAAKTVRKYGISVASIRPTWIQYPGEYYAIDEWTPFDPETADRSGCFWSYVDVRDVVSIVDAALEADIDGHEAYLAAAAENGIGRSTADVVESVFGGLPDDCDLEGEESAFSTAKARRELDWGPAHSWREAREEAVDGPAFLKS, from the coding sequence ATGAAACTCGTCGTCACCGGCGCGACCGGCGCCGCGGGGAGCTGGATCGTCGATCACTTCGCGGAGGCCGGCCACCAGGTGATCGGGATCGACCTCGAGCGACCGCCGCGCGAGCGCGAGAACGCGACCTTCCTCGCGGCCGACCTCACTGAACAGGGACAGGCGGTGGAGGCGATCCTCGACCCCGAACCGGATGCGGTGATCCACTTCGCGGGAATTCCGCGCATGGGAATCACGACCGGTACCGAAACGTTCCTGACGAACGTCTCGAGCGCCTACCACGTCTTCGAGGCCGCAGGCCGTGCCGGTGCGGACGTGATCTGGGCCTCGAGCGAGAGTCTCTATGGTACGGCCTTCGCGGCAGAGCCGTTCCTGCCTGACTATCTGCCGATCGACGAGTCCCATCCCCAGCGGCCCGAAGACGGCTACGGCGCGTCGAAACTGGTCGGTGAGGAACTCGCCGCGAAGACGGTCCGGAAGTACGGCATCTCGGTCGCCTCGATCCGGCCGACGTGGATTCAGTACCCCGGCGAGTATTACGCGATCGACGAGTGGACGCCGTTCGATCCCGAGACGGCAGACCGGAGCGGCTGTTTCTGGTCGTACGTCGACGTCCGCGACGTGGTCTCGATCGTCGACGCCGCCCTCGAGGCCGATATCGACGGCCACGAGGCCTACCTCGCGGCCGCTGCGGAGAACGGCATCGGCCGGTCGACCGCGGACGTCGTCGAGTCCGTTTTCGGCGGCCTGCCCGACGACTGCGACCTCGAGGGCGAGGAGTCGGCGTTCTCGACGGCGAAAGCGCGTCGGGAACTGGACTGGGGGCCGGCACACTCCTGGCGTGAGGCGCGGGAGGAGGCGGTCGACGGACCGGCGTTTCTGAAATCGTAG